The Saccharopolyspora gloriosae genome window below encodes:
- the hflX gene encoding GTPase HflX: protein MALEERASLRRVAGLSTELADITEVEYRRLRLERVVLVGVWTEGDAAHAETSLAELARLAETAGSEVLDGLVQRRPRPDPATYVGSGKVKELRDVVISTGADTVICDGELSAGQLRQLEDKLKVKVIDRTALILDIFAQHASSKEGKAQVELAQLQYFLPRLRGWGEAMSRQAGGRAGGATGGVGTRGPGETKLETDRRLIHKRISKLRKELKAMSTVRSTKRGRREAQHVPGVAIAGYTNAGKSSLLNALTGAGVLVEDALFATLDPTTRRAETPDGRPHTLTDTVGFVRHLPHQLVEAFRSTLEEVTAADLLVHVVDGSEPQPHEQVSAVRTVVSDIAAEHGAPVPEELLVVNKVDQVDPTRIAELRQLLPGAVFVSSHSGEGIANLRELIAERLPRPDVLIDALVPYTRGELVARVHAEGELVAEEHTADGTRLRAKVRSDLAGALRPFVGAG, encoded by the coding sequence ATGGCACTCGAAGAGCGCGCCTCGCTGCGCCGCGTCGCGGGGCTGTCGACCGAGCTCGCGGACATCACCGAGGTCGAGTACCGGCGCCTGCGCCTGGAACGCGTGGTGCTGGTGGGCGTCTGGACCGAGGGCGACGCCGCGCACGCCGAGACGTCGCTGGCCGAGCTCGCCCGGCTCGCCGAGACCGCGGGCTCCGAGGTGCTCGACGGGTTGGTGCAGCGCAGGCCGCGCCCGGATCCCGCCACCTACGTGGGGTCCGGCAAGGTCAAGGAGCTGCGCGACGTCGTGATCTCCACCGGTGCGGACACCGTCATCTGCGACGGTGAACTGTCCGCCGGTCAGCTGCGCCAGCTGGAGGACAAGCTCAAGGTCAAGGTCATCGACCGGACCGCGCTCATCTTGGACATCTTCGCCCAGCACGCCAGCTCCAAGGAGGGCAAGGCCCAGGTCGAGCTGGCTCAGCTGCAGTACTTCCTGCCGCGGCTGCGCGGCTGGGGCGAGGCGATGTCCCGGCAGGCGGGCGGGCGCGCCGGTGGCGCCACCGGTGGTGTCGGTACCCGTGGTCCCGGTGAGACGAAGCTGGAGACCGACCGCCGGTTGATCCACAAGCGGATCAGCAAGCTCCGCAAGGAGCTCAAGGCCATGAGCACCGTCCGCAGCACCAAGCGCGGTCGGCGCGAAGCGCAGCACGTGCCCGGTGTGGCCATCGCGGGTTACACGAACGCGGGCAAGTCCAGCCTGCTCAACGCCCTGACCGGGGCCGGTGTGCTGGTCGAGGACGCGCTGTTCGCGACCCTGGATCCGACGACGCGCCGTGCCGAGACCCCGGACGGCAGGCCGCACACGCTGACCGACACGGTCGGCTTCGTCCGGCACCTGCCGCACCAGCTGGTGGAGGCGTTCCGCTCGACGCTGGAAGAGGTCACCGCCGCCGATCTGCTGGTGCACGTCGTGGACGGTTCCGAGCCGCAGCCGCACGAGCAGGTCTCCGCGGTGCGCACGGTCGTCTCCGACATCGCGGCGGAGCACGGTGCCCCGGTGCCGGAGGAGCTGCTCGTGGTGAACAAGGTCGACCAGGTCGACCCGACCCGCATCGCGGAGCTGCGCCAGTTGCTGCCGGGCGCGGTGTTCGTCTCGTCGCACAGCGGTGAGGGCATCGCCAACCTCCGCGAGCTCATCGCCGAGCGGCTGCCCAGGCCGGATGTGCTCATCGACGCGCTGGTGCCCTACACCCGCGGTGAGCTGGTGGCCCGGGTGCACGCCGAAGGCGAGCTCGTGGCCGAGGAGCACACCGCCGACGGGACCCGGTTGCGGGCGAAGGTCCGTTCCGACCTGGCCGGTGCGCTGCGCCCGTTCGTAGGAGCCGGATGA
- a CDS encoding DUF349 domain-containing protein translates to MTHQDTTPESTAGATPDAAAAVTGTGSTSTTPTVPAASANPGQWGRVDEAGTVWVRTVDGERAVGSWQAGEPSEGLAHFARKFDDLRTEAELLEKRLSSRSGDAKQSLTSAKHLRDGLPEAAVVGDLEALGALVEHLVQHAEKAVEEAKAHKEQARTDAVARKEALAAEAEEIAAEATHWKSAGDRLRGILDEWKSVRGVDRKTDEQLWRRFSKARDAFNRRRGSHFADLDRQRAASKVRKQELVDEAESLTESTDWGATATRYKDLMAEWKASGRAPKDSDDALWQRFRAAQDAFFARRSAAFSERDAEFAENAKLKEALLTEAEAIDPGADLSAAQAHLQRIQQRWDEVGKVPRERMRELEGRLRTVADRVRSASDAQWRRTDPEAQARVDQFRERVEQFEAQAEKARAAGDEKRAKKADEQAGQWRVWLSAAEQALADR, encoded by the coding sequence ATGACGCACCAGGACACGACCCCTGAGAGCACTGCGGGCGCCACGCCCGACGCGGCTGCGGCCGTCACCGGGACCGGGTCCACCTCGACAACGCCCACGGTCCCGGCGGCTTCGGCGAATCCGGGCCAGTGGGGCCGGGTGGACGAAGCAGGCACCGTGTGGGTGCGCACGGTCGACGGTGAGCGCGCCGTGGGTTCCTGGCAGGCGGGTGAGCCGTCGGAGGGGTTGGCGCACTTCGCCCGGAAGTTCGACGACCTGCGCACCGAGGCCGAGCTGCTCGAGAAGCGGCTCAGCAGTCGCTCCGGGGACGCGAAGCAGTCGTTGACCAGCGCGAAGCACCTGCGCGACGGACTGCCCGAAGCCGCCGTCGTCGGCGACCTGGAGGCGCTGGGCGCCTTGGTCGAACACCTCGTGCAGCACGCTGAGAAGGCGGTCGAGGAAGCGAAGGCGCACAAGGAGCAGGCCCGCACGGACGCGGTGGCCCGCAAGGAGGCGCTGGCCGCCGAGGCCGAGGAGATCGCGGCGGAGGCGACGCACTGGAAGTCCGCCGGGGACCGCTTGCGCGGGATCCTCGACGAGTGGAAGTCGGTGCGCGGTGTGGACCGCAAGACCGACGAGCAGCTGTGGCGGCGGTTCTCCAAGGCCCGCGACGCGTTCAACCGCAGGCGCGGGTCGCACTTCGCCGACCTCGACCGGCAGCGCGCGGCCTCGAAGGTCCGCAAGCAGGAGCTCGTCGACGAGGCCGAGTCGCTGACCGAGTCGACCGACTGGGGCGCGACGGCCACGCGCTACAAGGACCTGATGGCGGAGTGGAAGGCCAGCGGCCGTGCTCCGAAGGACAGCGACGACGCGCTGTGGCAGCGGTTCCGCGCCGCGCAGGACGCGTTCTTCGCCCGCCGCTCGGCGGCGTTCTCGGAACGCGACGCGGAGTTCGCGGAGAACGCCAAGTTGAAGGAAGCGCTGCTCACCGAGGCAGAGGCGATCGATCCCGGCGCGGACCTGTCCGCCGCGCAGGCGCACCTGCAGCGGATCCAGCAGCGCTGGGACGAGGTCGGCAAGGTGCCGCGGGAGCGGATGCGCGAGCTCGAAGGCCGGTTGCGCACGGTCGCCGACCGGGTCCGGTCGGCGTCGGACGCGCAGTGGCGGCGCACCGACCCGGAGGCGCAGGCGCGGGTCGACCAGTTCCGCGAGCGGGTGGAGCAGTTCGAGGCGCAGGCCGAGAAGGCGCGCGCGGCGGGCGACGAGAAGCGCGCCAAGAAGGCCGACGAGCAGGCCGGTCAGTGGCGCGTGTGGCTCTCCGCCGCGGAGCAGGCCCTGGCCGACCGCTGA
- a CDS encoding glutamate ABC transporter substrate-binding protein, protein MRARSMRWGVLVASAALVLTACGGGGGNQLAGGTDVPVDTNAEFAPGSTMANLKQAGKIRIGTKFDQPLFGLKGLDGTPQGFDVEIGKIVAAKLGLSPEQIEWVEAPSKTREEKIEQDLVDMVVATYTINDKRKERISFAGPYYEAGQDLMVKSDNAEITGPESLRASGAKVCSVTGSTPAEEIKKFVDPQNLTLFDVYSKCSDALRTGQVQAVTTDNVILMGLVENSGGQFKLVDKQFTSEPYGIGIKKGDVPFCQFIDDTLTKAAGDGTYEKAWQASAGKVSPETPPLPQLDPCS, encoded by the coding sequence ATGAGAGCTCGGAGCATGCGCTGGGGCGTGCTGGTGGCGTCGGCGGCGCTGGTGCTGACGGCCTGCGGAGGCGGCGGGGGCAACCAGCTCGCGGGCGGCACCGACGTCCCGGTCGACACGAACGCCGAGTTCGCGCCCGGCAGCACGATGGCGAACCTGAAGCAGGCGGGCAAGATCCGCATCGGCACCAAGTTCGACCAGCCGCTGTTCGGCCTCAAGGGCCTCGACGGCACGCCGCAGGGCTTCGACGTCGAGATCGGCAAGATCGTCGCCGCCAAGCTCGGCCTCTCCCCGGAACAGATCGAATGGGTCGAAGCCCCGAGCAAGACCCGCGAGGAGAAGATCGAGCAGGACCTCGTCGACATGGTCGTGGCCACCTACACGATCAACGACAAGCGCAAGGAGCGCATCAGCTTCGCCGGGCCGTACTACGAAGCCGGGCAGGACCTGATGGTCAAGAGCGACAACGCGGAGATCACCGGCCCCGAGTCGCTGCGGGCCAGCGGCGCGAAGGTCTGCTCGGTCACCGGCTCCACCCCCGCCGAAGAGATCAAGAAGTTCGTCGACCCGCAGAACCTGACGTTGTTCGACGTCTACTCGAAGTGCTCCGACGCGCTGCGCACCGGCCAGGTGCAGGCCGTGACCACCGACAACGTGATCCTCATGGGTCTGGTGGAGAACAGCGGCGGGCAGTTCAAGCTCGTCGACAAGCAGTTCACCTCGGAGCCCTACGGCATCGGCATCAAGAAGGGCGACGTGCCGTTCTGCCAGTTCATCGACGACACGCTCACCAAGGCCGCGGGTGACGGGACCTACGAGAAGGCCTGGCAGGCGAGCGCGGGCAAGGTGTCGCCGGAGACGCCGCCGCTGCCGCAGCTCGACCCTTGCAGCTGA
- a CDS encoding amino acid ABC transporter ATP-binding protein, producing MIRMSSVDKHFGSLHVLQDIDLTVPPGQVVVVLGPSGSGKSTLCRAINRLEPIDSGTVEIDGKPLPAEGRALAELRADVGMVFQQFNLFAHKTILENVLLGPIKVRKLDKATAEREATALLERVGIADQAQKYPAQLSGGQQQRAAIARALAMKPKVMLFDEPTSALDPEMVNEVLDVMAGLAAEGMTMLVVTHEMGFARRAAHRVLFMADGRIVEDSTPSRFFEAPESARAQDFLSKILTH from the coding sequence ATGATCCGCATGTCCTCGGTCGACAAGCACTTCGGGTCCCTGCACGTGCTGCAGGACATCGACCTGACCGTGCCGCCCGGCCAGGTCGTGGTCGTGCTCGGTCCGTCCGGATCGGGCAAGTCCACGCTGTGCCGCGCGATCAACCGGCTCGAACCGATCGACTCCGGCACCGTCGAGATCGACGGCAAGCCGCTGCCCGCCGAAGGACGCGCGCTCGCCGAGCTGCGCGCCGACGTGGGCATGGTGTTCCAGCAGTTCAACCTGTTCGCGCACAAGACGATCCTCGAGAACGTGCTGCTCGGCCCGATCAAGGTCCGCAAGCTCGACAAGGCCACCGCCGAGCGGGAGGCGACGGCACTGCTGGAACGGGTCGGGATCGCCGACCAGGCGCAGAAGTACCCCGCCCAGCTCTCCGGCGGCCAGCAGCAGCGGGCGGCGATCGCCCGCGCCCTGGCGATGAAGCCGAAGGTCATGCTGTTCGACGAGCCGACCTCCGCGCTCGACCCGGAGATGGTCAACGAGGTGCTCGACGTGATGGCCGGGCTGGCCGCCGAGGGCATGACGATGCTCGTCGTCACCCACGAGATGGGCTTCGCCCGCCGCGCCGCGCACCGCGTGCTGTTCATGGCCGACGGCCGCATCGTCGAGGACTCCACGCCGAGCCGGTTCTTCGAAGCACCGGAGAGCGCGCGGGCCCAGGACTTCCTGAGCAAGATCCTCACCCACTGA
- a CDS encoding LysM peptidoglycan-binding domain-containing protein, translating to MLEVLMVAMSGAATRSRSGAARMGSPAVPAGGLSLPRGAVAAEPPMLRAARSAPGAEAARAGWLAAARECAWLVAVGACAFVGVLLFGVLALDSGARPVPDATAVARVADGDTLWSVAARFAPDSDQRAVVGRIVELNRLGADGSGLGRTLIVPAQRG from the coding sequence ATGCTGGAGGTGCTCATGGTGGCGATGTCCGGTGCGGCGACCCGGTCGCGATCCGGCGCTGCGAGAATGGGATCACCGGCGGTTCCGGCGGGTGGGCTCTCGCTGCCGCGCGGGGCCGTCGCGGCCGAGCCGCCAATGCTGAGGGCTGCGCGGTCCGCTCCTGGGGCGGAGGCGGCGCGGGCTGGGTGGCTCGCCGCCGCCCGCGAGTGCGCCTGGCTCGTCGCGGTGGGTGCCTGCGCATTCGTCGGCGTCCTTCTGTTCGGCGTGCTCGCGCTGGATTCGGGAGCGCGGCCGGTGCCGGATGCTACGGCGGTCGCGCGCGTGGCGGACGGCGACACGCTGTGGTCGGTGGCGGCGCGTTTCGCTCCGGACAGTGACCAGCGTGCGGTGGTCGGGCGGATCGTGGAGCTCAACCGCCTCGGCGCCGACGGGTCCGGGTTAGGTCGCACGTTGATCGTTCCCGCGCAGCGCGGCTGA
- the dapF gene encoding diaminopimelate epimerase, which yields MRFSEGPEFTKGHGTQNDFIVLPDPDGELELTDAHVRALCDRRRGLGADGVLRVVPAGAVPDAPDDVDPDVWFMDYRNADGSLAEMCGNGVRVFARYLVEAGLVEQSEFPVGTRAGIRSVRTHPDGGSTVDMGAARIFGDSAATHGGREFAGVAVDLGNPHLACVTEADLDALDLAEAPEHDGGLFPNGVNVEFVRPTEPQRVRMRVHERGVGETRSCGTGTVAAAVAALRADGESTGRRIVDIPGGTVQVDVTETTTLLTGPAVLVGGGRLDAGWWRQVEGG from the coding sequence GTGCGGTTTTCCGAAGGACCTGAGTTCACCAAGGGCCACGGCACGCAGAACGATTTCATCGTGCTGCCCGACCCGGACGGCGAGCTGGAGCTCACCGATGCCCACGTGCGCGCGCTGTGCGACCGCCGTCGCGGCCTCGGAGCCGACGGCGTGCTGCGCGTCGTGCCCGCGGGCGCGGTGCCCGACGCCCCCGACGACGTTGACCCGGACGTGTGGTTCATGGACTACCGCAACGCGGACGGGTCGCTCGCCGAGATGTGCGGCAACGGCGTCCGGGTGTTCGCCCGCTACCTCGTCGAAGCGGGGCTGGTCGAGCAGTCCGAGTTCCCCGTCGGAACCCGAGCCGGGATCCGCTCGGTCCGCACCCACCCGGACGGCGGCAGCACCGTCGACATGGGCGCGGCGCGGATCTTCGGCGACTCCGCGGCCACGCACGGCGGCAGGGAGTTCGCCGGGGTCGCGGTGGACCTGGGCAACCCGCACCTGGCGTGCGTGACCGAGGCGGACCTCGACGCGCTCGACCTCGCCGAAGCGCCCGAGCACGACGGCGGGCTGTTCCCGAACGGCGTCAACGTGGAGTTCGTGCGCCCCACCGAACCGCAGCGGGTGCGGATGCGCGTGCACGAACGCGGGGTCGGCGAAACCCGTTCCTGCGGCACCGGCACGGTCGCCGCCGCCGTCGCGGCGCTGCGCGCCGACGGGGAGAGCACCGGTCGCCGGATCGTCGACATCCCCGGCGGCACCGTGCAGGTCGACGTGACCGAGACGACGACGCTGCTCACCGGGCCCGCGGTGCTGGTCGGCGGCGGCAGGCTCGATGCCGGCTGGTGGCGGCAGGTCGAGGGCGGCTGA
- the nrdR gene encoding transcriptional regulator NrdR → MRCPFCRGDDSRVVDSREVEEGQAIRRRRSCSACGRRFTTVEELVLSVVKRSGVTEAFSREKVVRGVRRACQGRPVEEDALQQLAHRVEDAVRSRGVSELSSHEVGLAILGPLRELDEVAYLRFASVYRAFSSVEDFEKEIADLRDAAGVVARAAEENAGG, encoded by the coding sequence ATGCGGTGCCCGTTCTGCCGAGGCGACGATTCGCGAGTGGTCGACTCGCGCGAGGTCGAGGAAGGCCAGGCGATCCGGCGCAGGCGATCATGTTCAGCCTGCGGTCGCCGGTTCACGACGGTGGAAGAGCTCGTGCTGTCGGTCGTCAAGCGTTCCGGCGTCACCGAGGCGTTCAGCCGGGAGAAGGTGGTCCGGGGAGTGCGGCGCGCCTGCCAGGGTCGTCCCGTGGAGGAGGACGCGCTGCAGCAGCTCGCGCACCGCGTCGAGGACGCGGTCCGCTCCCGGGGTGTGTCGGAGTTGTCCAGCCACGAGGTCGGACTCGCGATCCTGGGACCGCTGCGCGAACTGGACGAGGTCGCGTACCTGCGGTTCGCCAGCGTGTACCGGGCCTTCTCCTCCGTCGAGGACTTCGAGAAGGAGATCGCGGACCTCCGGGACGCGGCGGGCGTCGTCGCCCGTGCGGCCGAGGAGAACGCAGGTGGCTAG
- a CDS encoding amino acid ABC transporter permease: protein MHVITDNLPLYLNGLLRTLQICLYAGVLAMVLGTVIAAFRVAPLPPLRATGTSWVTVFRNCPLTVVLFFMAFGLPELGLNGSYFWFGTIGLALYTSAFVCEAIRSGINAVPPGQAEAARAIGLGFGQTLGLVVLPQAVRTVVPPLGNVIIAMIKNSAIVGAFGVGGDLFAVGDTLTSARGEAVLPVLIGVVLGYLVITIPAGLLLGVLERKVAIAR, encoded by the coding sequence GTGCACGTCATCACCGACAACCTGCCCCTGTACCTGAACGGACTGCTGCGCACGCTGCAGATCTGCCTGTACGCGGGAGTGCTCGCGATGGTCCTGGGGACCGTGATCGCGGCGTTCCGGGTGGCGCCGCTGCCACCGCTGCGCGCCACCGGCACCTCGTGGGTCACCGTGTTCCGCAACTGCCCGCTGACCGTGGTGCTGTTCTTCATGGCCTTCGGGCTGCCCGAGCTCGGGCTCAACGGCTCGTACTTCTGGTTCGGGACCATCGGGCTCGCCCTCTACACCTCGGCGTTCGTGTGCGAGGCGATCCGCAGCGGCATCAACGCCGTGCCGCCCGGCCAGGCCGAGGCGGCGCGCGCGATCGGCCTCGGATTCGGCCAGACGCTGGGACTGGTCGTGCTGCCGCAGGCGGTGCGCACCGTGGTTCCGCCGCTGGGCAACGTGATCATCGCAATGATCAAGAACTCGGCGATCGTGGGCGCGTTCGGCGTCGGCGGGGACCTGTTCGCCGTCGGCGACACGCTGACCTCGGCGCGCGGTGAGGCCGTGCTGCCGGTGCTCATCGGGGTGGTCCTCGGCTACCTGGTGATCACGATCCCGGCCGGGCTGCTGCTCGGCGTCCTGGAGCGGAAGGTGGCGATCGCCCGATGA
- the miaB gene encoding tRNA (N6-isopentenyl adenosine(37)-C2)-methylthiotransferase MiaB, producing MSTTSVSRTYDIRTYGCQMNVHDSERLSGMLEDAGYVRAAKDHDPDVVVFNTCAVRENADNRLYGNLGRLRPAKQEHPGMQIAVGGCLAQKDRSEIVRRAPWVDVVFGTHNLGSLPTLLERARHNDEAEVEILESLETFPSTLPARRESAYSGWVSVSVGCNNTCTFCIVPALRGKEKDRRPGDVLAEVQALADEGVLEVTLLGQNVNAYGVEFGDRLAFGKLLRSCGEIDGLERVRFTSPHPRDFTDDVIEAMAETPNVCHQLHMPLQSGSDRVLKAMRRSYRSDRYLNILSKVREAMPDASITTDLIVGFPGETEEDFEATLDVVRRARFSTAFTFQYSKRPGTPAAELPDQLPKEVVQERYERLVAVQNEMSWELNKGLVGQDVELLVAEGEGRKDVETRRLSGRARDGRLVHFHPGGAIDREIRPGDIVRTTITRGAPHHLVADGELSAHRRTKAGDRWEEGRRPKTSGTSLGLPTFGAPAAPPATEQGCGC from the coding sequence GTGAGCACGACGAGCGTTTCCAGGACATATGACATCCGCACGTACGGATGCCAGATGAACGTGCACGATTCCGAGCGGCTGTCCGGAATGCTGGAAGACGCCGGTTACGTGCGCGCCGCGAAGGACCACGACCCCGACGTCGTCGTGTTCAACACCTGCGCGGTCCGGGAGAACGCCGACAACCGGCTCTACGGCAACCTCGGCAGGCTCCGGCCCGCGAAGCAGGAACACCCCGGCATGCAGATCGCCGTCGGCGGTTGCCTCGCGCAGAAGGACCGCAGCGAGATCGTGCGCCGCGCGCCCTGGGTCGACGTCGTGTTCGGCACCCACAACCTCGGTTCGCTGCCCACGCTGCTCGAACGCGCCCGGCACAACGACGAGGCCGAGGTCGAGATCCTCGAATCGCTGGAGACGTTCCCGTCCACGCTGCCGGCCCGGCGCGAATCGGCCTACTCCGGCTGGGTGTCGGTCTCGGTGGGGTGCAACAACACCTGCACGTTCTGCATCGTGCCCGCGCTGCGCGGCAAGGAGAAGGACCGGAGGCCCGGCGACGTGCTCGCCGAAGTGCAGGCCCTGGCCGACGAGGGTGTGCTCGAGGTGACGCTGCTCGGCCAGAACGTCAACGCCTACGGCGTCGAGTTCGGCGACCGGCTCGCCTTCGGCAAGCTGTTGCGCTCCTGCGGCGAGATCGACGGCCTCGAACGCGTGCGCTTCACCTCGCCGCACCCGCGCGACTTCACCGACGACGTGATCGAGGCGATGGCCGAGACGCCCAACGTCTGCCACCAGCTGCACATGCCGCTGCAATCCGGCTCGGACCGGGTGCTCAAGGCGATGCGCCGGTCCTACCGCTCGGACCGCTACCTGAACATCCTGAGCAAGGTGCGCGAGGCGATGCCGGACGCGTCGATCACCACCGACCTCATCGTCGGTTTCCCCGGCGAGACCGAAGAGGACTTCGAAGCGACCCTCGACGTCGTCCGCCGAGCGCGGTTCAGCACGGCGTTCACCTTCCAGTACTCCAAGCGCCCCGGCACGCCCGCCGCCGAGCTGCCCGACCAGCTGCCGAAGGAAGTCGTGCAGGAGCGCTACGAACGGCTCGTCGCGGTGCAGAACGAGATGTCCTGGGAGCTCAACAAGGGCCTCGTCGGCCAGGACGTCGAACTGCTCGTCGCCGAAGGCGAAGGCCGCAAGGACGTCGAGACCCGCAGGCTCTCCGGCCGGGCCCGCGACGGGCGGCTCGTGCACTTCCACCCCGGCGGTGCCATCGACCGCGAGATCCGGCCCGGCGACATCGTGCGCACCACCATCACCAGGGGTGCCCCGCACCACCTCGTCGCGGACGGCGAGCTCAGCGCGCACCGGCGCACCAAGGCCGGCGACCGGTGGGAGGAGGGCCGCAGGCCCAAGACCTCCGGGACCAGCCTGGGGCTGCCCACCTTCGGCGCCCCGGCGGCGCCGCCCGCGACCGAACAAGGATGTGGCTGTTGA
- the miaA gene encoding tRNA (adenosine(37)-N6)-dimethylallyltransferase MiaA gives MSAASTARPVAIVGPTATGKSDLAVEVAIELGGEVINADAMQLYRGMDLGTAKLTEAERRDVPHHLLDVLDVTEAASVAAYQREARAAVEDVLARGRTPVLVGGSGLYVQAVLDDLRFPGTDPDVRARWEEELRTCGAAALHHRLAELDPPAAAAILPSNGRRLVRALEVIEITGQPFSANLPVPGPPRYDTVLIGLDRPVAELDDRVDRRVTWMFDTGLVAEVRELADHGLRHGRTASRALGYQQVLAELDGSGDMTVAAAETARLTRRFVRKQRSWFRRDDRIHWFEPATARPGIHRLLRT, from the coding sequence GTGTCCGCCGCATCCACAGCTCGACCGGTGGCGATCGTCGGGCCCACCGCCACCGGCAAGTCGGATCTCGCCGTCGAGGTCGCGATCGAGCTCGGCGGCGAGGTGATCAACGCCGACGCGATGCAGCTCTACCGCGGCATGGACCTCGGCACCGCCAAGCTCACCGAGGCGGAGCGCCGCGACGTCCCGCACCACCTGCTGGACGTGCTCGACGTGACCGAGGCGGCCTCGGTCGCCGCCTACCAGCGGGAAGCGCGTGCCGCCGTCGAGGACGTGCTGGCGCGCGGACGCACCCCGGTGCTCGTCGGCGGCAGCGGCCTGTACGTGCAGGCGGTGCTCGACGACCTGCGGTTCCCCGGCACCGACCCGGACGTGCGGGCGCGCTGGGAGGAGGAACTGCGGACCTGCGGCGCGGCGGCGCTGCACCACCGCCTCGCCGAACTGGACCCGCCCGCCGCGGCGGCCATCCTTCCCTCGAACGGGCGACGCCTGGTGCGGGCGCTGGAGGTCATCGAGATCACCGGGCAGCCGTTCTCGGCGAACCTGCCCGTCCCGGGCCCGCCCCGCTACGACACCGTGCTGATCGGCCTGGACCGGCCCGTCGCCGAACTCGACGACCGAGTCGATCGGCGGGTCACCTGGATGTTCGACACCGGACTGGTCGCCGAGGTGCGCGAACTGGCAGACCACGGCCTGCGCCACGGCCGGACGGCGTCCCGGGCGCTGGGCTACCAGCAGGTCCTGGCCGAGCTCGACGGATCCGGCGACATGACCGTCGCCGCCGCCGAAACCGCCCGCCTGACCAGGCGCTTCGTGCGCAAGCAGCGCTCCTGGTTTCGCCGCGACGACCGCATCCACTGGTTCGAGCCGGCGACGGCGAGGCCCGGGATCCACCGGCTGCTGCGCACGTAG
- the lexA gene encoding transcriptional repressor LexA — protein MRGGTAAEPTAPASSVPEQPGTDELSDRQLKVLESIRSWMREHGYPPSVREIGDAVGLTSTSSVAYQLRVLERKGFLRRDPHRPRTVGVLVADSEQSELAGRPKPAYVPVVGRIAAGGPILAEESVEDVFPLPKEIVGEGSLFLLQVVGDSMTDLAITDGDWVAVRQQPDADNGDVVAAMIDGEATVKTFKRTEDHVWLVPHNEAYQPILGDDATILGKVVAVLRRL, from the coding sequence ATCCGAGGTGGCACGGCAGCGGAGCCGACCGCGCCCGCCTCGTCGGTCCCCGAACAGCCGGGCACCGACGAACTCAGCGACCGGCAGCTCAAGGTGCTCGAGTCGATCCGCAGCTGGATGCGGGAGCACGGCTACCCGCCGAGCGTGCGCGAGATCGGCGACGCGGTGGGCCTCACGTCCACCTCGTCGGTCGCCTACCAGCTGCGGGTGCTGGAGCGGAAGGGCTTCCTGCGGCGTGATCCGCACCGCCCGCGCACGGTGGGCGTGCTGGTCGCCGACTCCGAGCAGTCCGAGCTCGCCGGTAGGCCGAAGCCCGCGTACGTCCCGGTGGTGGGCCGGATCGCCGCCGGCGGCCCGATCCTGGCCGAGGAATCGGTGGAGGACGTGTTCCCGCTGCCGAAGGAGATCGTCGGCGAGGGCTCGCTGTTCCTGCTCCAGGTCGTCGGCGACTCGATGACCGACCTGGCCATCACCGACGGCGACTGGGTCGCGGTGCGCCAGCAGCCGGACGCGGACAACGGTGACGTCGTGGCGGCGATGATCGACGGCGAAGCGACCGTCAAGACGTTCAAGCGCACCGAGGACCACGTGTGGCTCGTCCCGCACAACGAGGCGTACCAGCCCATCCTCGGCGACGACGCGACGATCCTGGGCAAGGTAGTAGCAGTCCTGCGCCGCCTCTGA